The proteins below are encoded in one region of Coleofasciculaceae cyanobacterium:
- the hemC gene encoding hydroxymethylbilane synthase → MTMTSTVETNRRTVRIGTRKSQLALVQTYWVKAELEKHFPKIEFQVEEMSTKGDKILDVPLAKIGDKGLFTKELEEGMLNNQTDFAVHSLKDLPTNLPAGLMLGCVTKRVDPADGLVVHEKHKDKKLETLPVGAVIGTSSLRRLAQLRHHFPHLEFKDIRGNVNTRLAKLDTGEYDAIILAVAGLQRLNMSDRIHQNISPEVSLHAVGQGALGIECREGDAEILAILKAIEDADTNARTIAERAFLRELEGGCQVPIGVNTSIDENNILTLKGMVARLDGKQLIKDTVSGNRNESEQLGKDLAAKLRAQGAGDILAEIFAEVGRD, encoded by the coding sequence ATGACTATGACATCCACTGTTGAAACTAACCGGCGTACTGTTCGCATCGGCACTCGTAAAAGCCAGTTGGCTTTAGTACAAACTTACTGGGTAAAAGCCGAATTAGAAAAACATTTTCCCAAGATCGAATTTCAAGTTGAGGAAATGAGTACCAAAGGCGACAAAATTCTTGATGTTCCTCTGGCAAAGATCGGTGACAAAGGATTATTCACCAAAGAATTAGAAGAGGGAATGCTCAATAATCAAACTGATTTTGCCGTTCATTCTCTGAAAGATTTGCCGACTAACCTACCAGCCGGATTAATGCTAGGCTGCGTTACCAAAAGAGTCGATCCTGCTGATGGTTTGGTAGTCCACGAAAAGCACAAAGATAAAAAATTAGAAACTTTACCCGTAGGTGCAGTAATTGGCACATCTTCCCTCAGACGCTTGGCGCAGCTACGTCATCATTTTCCCCATCTTGAATTTAAAGACATTCGCGGTAACGTTAATACTCGTTTGGCAAAGCTGGATACAGGAGAATATGACGCGATTATCTTGGCTGTAGCGGGATTGCAGAGACTTAATATGAGCGATCGCATTCATCAAAATATATCGCCCGAAGTTTCGCTTCATGCTGTGGGACAAGGGGCATTAGGCATTGAATGTCGTGAGGGTGATGCAGAAATTTTGGCAATCTTAAAAGCGATTGAAGATGCGGATACTAACGCTCGTACCATAGCAGAAAGAGCGTTTTTGCGAGAGCTAGAAGGCGGTTGTCAAGTGCCAATTGGTGTAAATACTAGTATTGATGAAAATAATATCCTAACGCTTAAAGGAATGGTTGCCCGCCTGGATGGGAAACAATTAATCAAAGATACAGTCAGCGGTAACCGAAACGAATCAGAGCAATTAGGTAAAGATTTAGCAGCGAAATTACGAGCACAAGGAGCAGGTGATATATTAGCTGAAATTTTTGCCGAAGTAGGACGTGATTAA
- a CDS encoding inorganic phosphate transporter, with the protein MNLFWTNNFALPLILVSLLAVYVAWNLGANDVANSMGTSVGSKAITLTQAIVVAGILEFTGAVVFGKQVSATLATKIANPSLFVDTPQTFLVGMIAVLLSCGIWLQIATSQGLPVASSHAVVGAIAGFSWIAIGTEAIAWGNLGMICLGWIVTPIISAIVAASLYSLLRYWLFEQDNILQQLLEWIPWLSAALVSVFGIIVLPTLIHLPIFNYVTLPEQTIGLGIGLLATGGITYYGWNRFETYRQQKIEIRILERVMAKFQVLSACFVAFAHGSNDVGNAIAPLAVIVFIFNTNAVPISSLDIPVWILLLGGLGIVAGLAVQGKNVIATVGENIISLVPSTGFCAEIATASTILIASRIGLPVSTSHALVGSVIGIGLLSRNQDVRWETIKSVVLAWVVTLPVAAILSAVIFSLLLLLPWF; encoded by the coding sequence ATGAACTTATTCTGGACTAATAACTTTGCGCTTCCTCTCATTTTAGTTTCTCTGCTGGCTGTTTATGTCGCCTGGAATTTGGGTGCTAATGATGTCGCTAATTCAATGGGGACTTCGGTTGGCTCAAAAGCGATTACTTTAACTCAGGCAATTGTTGTGGCAGGAATTTTAGAGTTTACGGGGGCGGTGGTATTCGGCAAGCAGGTATCAGCGACATTAGCGACAAAAATTGCCAATCCTAGCTTATTTGTTGACACTCCTCAGACATTTTTAGTGGGGATGATTGCGGTGTTGCTCTCTTGTGGCATCTGGTTACAGATTGCTACTAGTCAAGGTTTACCCGTAGCTTCATCTCATGCAGTGGTAGGTGCGATCGCTGGATTTAGTTGGATAGCTATCGGCACCGAGGCGATCGCCTGGGGCAATCTGGGCATGATTTGTTTGGGTTGGATCGTTACTCCTATAATCAGCGCGATTGTAGCAGCTAGTTTATATAGCTTACTGCGTTACTGGTTATTTGAACAAGATAATATTTTACAGCAATTATTAGAATGGATTCCTTGGTTAAGCGCAGCTTTGGTTAGCGTTTTTGGCATTATTGTTTTGCCTACGCTAATTCACCTGCCAATTTTTAATTATGTTACCTTGCCCGAACAAACGATCGGCTTGGGTATTGGGCTATTGGCTACTGGGGGAATTACTTATTATGGGTGGAATCGATTTGAAACTTATCGGCAGCAAAAAATTGAGATTCGTATTTTAGAAAGAGTCATGGCAAAATTTCAAGTACTTAGTGCCTGTTTTGTGGCATTTGCCCATGGTTCAAACGATGTCGGTAACGCGATCGCGCCTTTGGCAGTTATTGTCTTTATTTTTAATACAAATGCAGTGCCGATTAGCAGTTTAGATATTCCTGTTTGGATTTTGCTGTTGGGTGGGTTGGGTATCGTTGCGGGTTTGGCAGTACAGGGGAAGAATGTAATTGCTACTGTGGGAGAAAATATTATTTCTTTAGTTCCCAGTACTGGTTTTTGTGCCGAAATTGCTACTGCTAGTACTATTTTGATTGCTTCTCGTATTGGTCTACCCGTTTCTACTTCTCATGCTTTAGTCGGTAGCGTAATTGGAATTGGTTTGCTGTCTCGTAATCAGGATGTGCGTTGGGAGACGATCAAGTCGGTAGTCTTGGCTTGGGTAGTTACTCTTCCTGTAGCCGCGATTTTAAGTGCGGTGATTTTTTCTTTGTTGTTATTGCTGCCTTGGTTTTGA